A stretch of Spirosoma oryzicola DNA encodes these proteins:
- a CDS encoding YDG/SRA domain-containing protein → MDRIFGEITGIPEGSEFENRFYLSQYGIHRPLQAGISGSQTEGADSIVLSGGYEDDEDNGDEIIYTGHGGRSQVTGLQVSDQTLSRQNLALALNCQRGLPVRVIRGYNHNSPYSPSVGYRYDGLYRVDSYWREKGLSGFFVWRFRLIKIKPSTDSNQVSEEQPTYGQTQRVDTSVSRIVRDSQLSRFIKELYGYHCQVCQRTIETNIGPYAEAAHIRPLGRPHNGPDVLTNLLCLCPNHHVMFDFGGFSIADDLSLLGVKGKLYNHKSHVVGIEYLQYHRQHFFSREVGL, encoded by the coding sequence ATGGATCGCATTTTCGGTGAAATCACGGGGATACCCGAAGGAAGTGAATTTGAAAATCGCTTTTACCTTTCCCAGTACGGCATACATCGCCCTCTGCAAGCGGGAATAAGCGGCTCGCAGACTGAAGGCGCGGACTCGATTGTATTGTCTGGCGGTTACGAGGACGACGAAGACAATGGCGACGAAATTATATACACGGGGCACGGCGGAAGAAGCCAGGTGACGGGCTTACAGGTGAGCGATCAGACCCTCAGCCGACAGAATCTAGCCTTAGCGCTTAACTGTCAGCGAGGGCTACCGGTCAGAGTCATTCGAGGCTACAACCATAATTCGCCGTATTCTCCTTCGGTGGGGTACCGGTATGATGGCTTGTATCGGGTAGACAGTTACTGGCGAGAGAAAGGATTGTCCGGTTTTTTCGTCTGGCGGTTTCGGCTGATCAAGATTAAGCCTTCAACGGATTCGAATCAGGTTTCGGAAGAGCAACCGACTTACGGCCAAACGCAGCGGGTCGATACAAGTGTGTCTAGAATCGTGCGCGACAGCCAACTAAGCCGGTTTATTAAAGAACTGTATGGCTATCATTGTCAGGTTTGTCAGCGTACAATCGAAACAAACATCGGTCCCTACGCCGAAGCGGCTCACATCCGACCATTAGGGCGGCCCCATAATGGCCCCGATGTGTTAACTAATTTGCTCTGCCTGTGTCCAAACCATCATGTCATGTTTGACTTTGGCGGGTTTAGCATAGCTGATGATTTGAGCCTACTGGGGGTGAAGGGTAAACTTTATAATCACAAGAGCCATGTTGTTGGCATTGAGTATCTTCAATACCATCGGCAGCATTTCTTTTCTCGTGAAGTCGGGCTTTAA
- a CDS encoding sugar phosphate isomerase/epimerase family protein: protein MKTMKGPGIFLAQFLGDAEPFNSLESIAKYMADLGYKGVQIPTWDPRMIDLKQASESKTYCDDYAGKLREIGVEVTELATHLQGQLVAVHPAYGPMFDGFGPAELAGRPKEQQAWAVDQLLMTAKASKNLGLKVSPTFSGALLWPFIYPWPQRPAGLVETGFKELAERWTPILNAYDEAGIDVAYELHPGEDLHDGITFEMFLEHVNNHPRAGINYDPSHFVLQQLDYLQFIDFYHERIFAYHVKDAEFNPTGKQGVYGGYQGWVERAGRFRSLGDGQVDFSGIFSKLAQYDYDRWAVLEWECAIKHPEQGAAEGAPFIESHIIRVTERAFDDFAGTGADENFNKKVLGL, encoded by the coding sequence ATGAAAACAATGAAAGGCCCTGGCATCTTTCTGGCTCAGTTTCTGGGCGATGCCGAACCCTTCAACTCGTTAGAGTCAATTGCCAAATACATGGCCGATCTCGGCTATAAAGGTGTACAGATTCCGACCTGGGACCCTCGAATGATCGACCTGAAACAGGCGTCGGAGAGCAAAACCTACTGCGACGATTACGCGGGTAAACTCAGAGAAATTGGTGTAGAAGTAACCGAACTGGCTACGCACCTGCAAGGACAATTGGTAGCGGTTCATCCGGCTTACGGACCTATGTTCGATGGCTTTGGCCCCGCCGAGCTGGCCGGCAGACCGAAAGAGCAACAAGCCTGGGCGGTTGATCAGTTGCTGATGACTGCCAAGGCTAGTAAAAACCTGGGTCTGAAAGTAAGCCCCACCTTCTCGGGAGCCTTGCTTTGGCCGTTTATTTATCCGTGGCCGCAGCGTCCGGCTGGTCTGGTAGAAACGGGTTTCAAAGAGTTAGCCGAGCGCTGGACACCCATCCTGAACGCCTACGACGAAGCGGGTATCGATGTCGCTTACGAGTTGCATCCGGGTGAAGATCTGCACGATGGAATTACGTTTGAGATGTTTCTGGAACACGTCAACAACCATCCACGGGCGGGTATCAACTACGACCCAAGCCACTTCGTGTTACAACAACTGGATTACCTTCAGTTCATTGATTTCTACCACGAGCGTATTTTTGCATATCACGTTAAGGATGCTGAGTTCAATCCAACGGGTAAGCAGGGTGTGTACGGCGGTTATCAAGGCTGGGTTGAGCGGGCCGGACGGTTCCGTTCGCTGGGCGATGGACAGGTTGATTTCTCCGGTATCTTCTCCAAACTAGCGCAGTACGACTACGACCGGTGGGCGGTACTGGAGTGGGAGTGTGCCATAAAACATCCTGAACAGGGCGCTGCCGAAGGTGCACCGTTCATCGAGAGTCACATCATCCGCGTAACCGAACGGGCTTTCGACGATTTCGCTGGAACGGGTGCCGACGAGAACTTTAACAAGAAAGTGCTCGGGTTGTAG
- a CDS encoding four helix bundle protein has translation MDTQRFDKGEFADGIENRLKMYTFRCVQVFRALPRSYEAQHFGKQLVRSSSSSAANYRAVRRARSKNEFFAKLSIVVEELDESLFWLEMLIFTEILSETRLSSLIDEGYQLLKIVAKARNNTGTS, from the coding sequence ATGGATACACAGCGATTCGATAAAGGTGAGTTTGCCGATGGCATAGAAAACCGCCTGAAAATGTATACGTTTCGCTGTGTTCAAGTTTTTAGAGCATTGCCTCGATCATACGAAGCGCAACACTTTGGGAAGCAATTAGTCCGTAGTTCGTCGTCATCCGCAGCTAACTACCGAGCCGTAAGACGTGCTCGTAGTAAAAATGAATTCTTTGCTAAACTTAGCATAGTTGTCGAAGAATTAGATGAATCGCTGTTTTGGCTTGAAATGCTCATTTTTACTGAAATTTTGTCAGAAACACGGTTGAGTAGTTTAATCGATGAGGGATACCAGTTGTTAAAAATAGTGGCGAAAGCGCGGAATAACACGGGTACTAGCTAA
- a CDS encoding Gfo/Idh/MocA family protein produces the protein MQKINVGVVGTGFIGPAHIEALRRLPNTNVLALCEVTAELARQKADQLGIERSCTFEELLAMDDIQVVHICTPNFLHYQQSKAALEAGKHVVCEKPLAKDLHEAEELVKLAKETGLVNAVHFNLRYYPLVRQMKAMREKNDLGDVYSVIGSYLQDWLFYDTDYNWRLEPDKSGDSRAIADIGSHLMDSLEYITGLKTVAVMADFNTVHKVRKKPLKPVETYSGKMLQPEDYADVPINTEDHANVLLKFDNGNRGVITVSQVSAGRKNQMKLEIAGSKQTFAWNSEAPNEMWIGNRDGANQSLMRDPSLMHAEARSVISFPGGHNEGFPDTSKQLFKEVYDAIAAGKQPENPTFPTFADGYRELLICEKILESNRKQAWVTIE, from the coding sequence ATGCAAAAAATTAATGTTGGTGTTGTTGGCACTGGATTCATCGGACCCGCACACATCGAAGCCCTCCGTCGCTTACCAAACACGAATGTCCTTGCTCTTTGTGAGGTAACTGCTGAACTCGCTCGTCAGAAAGCGGATCAATTAGGTATCGAACGTTCGTGCACGTTTGAAGAACTGCTGGCCATGGATGATATTCAGGTAGTCCATATCTGTACGCCAAACTTTCTGCATTACCAGCAGTCGAAAGCGGCTCTGGAAGCGGGTAAGCACGTGGTGTGTGAAAAACCCCTGGCGAAAGATTTACACGAAGCCGAAGAACTGGTAAAACTGGCGAAAGAAACCGGGCTGGTCAATGCGGTTCATTTCAATCTTCGCTACTATCCGCTGGTTCGTCAGATGAAGGCAATGCGGGAGAAAAACGATCTGGGAGACGTCTATTCCGTGATCGGTTCGTATTTGCAGGACTGGCTTTTCTACGATACCGACTACAACTGGCGGCTCGAACCCGACAAGTCGGGCGATTCGCGGGCGATTGCCGATATTGGTTCACACCTGATGGATAGTCTGGAGTACATCACAGGGCTGAAAACAGTAGCGGTAATGGCCGACTTCAATACGGTCCACAAAGTTCGTAAGAAGCCATTGAAGCCGGTGGAAACCTATTCGGGCAAGATGCTGCAACCCGAAGACTACGCGGATGTCCCCATCAATACGGAAGACCACGCCAACGTGTTGCTGAAGTTTGACAACGGTAACCGGGGCGTCATCACGGTATCGCAGGTGTCGGCGGGTCGTAAGAATCAGATGAAGCTGGAGATTGCCGGATCGAAGCAAACGTTTGCCTGGAATTCGGAAGCGCCCAACGAGATGTGGATCGGTAACCGCGACGGAGCGAACCAGTCGCTCATGCGCGATCCATCGCTGATGCACGCCGAAGCTCGGTCGGTAATCAGTTTCCCCGGTGGTCACAACGAAGGTTTCCCCGATACCTCGAAGCAGTTGTTCAAAGAAGTTTACGATGCCATTGCTGCCGGTAAACAACCCGAAAACCCAACCTTCCCGACCTTTGCCGACGGCTACCGCGAACTGCTTATCTGCGAGAAAATCCTGGAAAGCAACCGCAAACAGGCGTGGGTCACTATTGAGTGA
- a CDS encoding Gfo/Idh/MocA family protein gives MGMVGGGLDAFIGAVHRRAAGFDNEIELVCGVFSASAEKSKATGHALYLPEDRVYTSFEEMIEREKTLPEGERMDFVSIVTPNHLHFPPAKMALENGFHVICDKPMTLNLEEAKELKEIVEKSGLVFGLTHNYTGYPMVKEARDMVRNGKLGQIRKVVVEYPQGWLSKKEEDNNYKQAIWRTDPTKSGAAGCMGDIGTHAENLAEYVTGLKISELCADLSAFVPGRQLDDDGNVLLRFDNGAKGVLHASQIANGEENSLKLFVYGELGGLEWHQMDPNTLKYKTQEGQRIIRTNVGDLSASAKAHWRLPAGHPEGFFEAFANIYRNFAYAVKAHMEGRPADPVYDFPSVADGVRGLAFIDTVIASSKSDEKWTKFVQ, from the coding sequence ATGGGTATGGTTGGCGGAGGGCTTGATGCCTTCATTGGCGCCGTTCACCGCCGGGCGGCAGGTTTTGATAACGAAATTGAACTGGTGTGTGGCGTTTTCAGCGCATCAGCCGAAAAATCGAAAGCGACCGGCCATGCGCTCTACTTACCCGAAGACCGCGTTTATACCTCGTTTGAAGAAATGATCGAACGCGAAAAAACGTTGCCCGAAGGCGAGCGGATGGATTTTGTGTCTATCGTAACGCCAAATCACCTGCACTTCCCGCCCGCTAAGATGGCGCTCGAAAATGGCTTTCACGTTATCTGCGATAAGCCGATGACGCTGAATCTGGAGGAAGCGAAAGAACTGAAAGAAATCGTTGAAAAGTCAGGCTTGGTTTTTGGATTGACGCACAACTATACGGGCTATCCGATGGTGAAAGAAGCCCGCGACATGGTCCGTAACGGAAAATTAGGCCAGATTCGGAAAGTGGTGGTTGAATATCCGCAGGGATGGCTGTCGAAGAAAGAAGAAGACAATAACTACAAACAGGCAATCTGGCGGACAGACCCTACCAAGTCGGGAGCCGCTGGCTGTATGGGTGATATCGGGACGCACGCGGAAAACCTGGCCGAATACGTTACCGGCCTGAAAATAAGCGAGCTTTGTGCCGACCTGAGTGCCTTTGTACCGGGTCGCCAGCTCGACGACGACGGCAACGTATTGCTGCGTTTCGACAATGGAGCGAAAGGTGTTCTGCATGCCAGCCAGATTGCGAATGGTGAAGAAAACTCACTGAAGCTATTTGTGTACGGTGAACTGGGTGGCCTGGAGTGGCATCAGATGGATCCCAACACGCTCAAGTACAAGACGCAGGAAGGGCAGCGCATCATCCGCACGAACGTAGGCGATCTATCAGCATCCGCGAAAGCGCACTGGCGGTTGCCAGCGGGCCACCCCGAAGGATTCTTTGAAGCATTCGCGAATATCTACCGCAACTTTGCTTATGCCGTGAAAGCGCACATGGAAGGTCGCCCGGCCGATCCGGTTTATGACTTTCCAAGCGTGGCAGACGGTGTTCGGGGTCTGGCTTTTATCGATACCGTTATTGCCTCGTCGAAGTCGGACGAAAAATGGACGAAGTTTGTGCAGTAA
- a CDS encoding MFS transporter, producing MDLTINRSRLFNASCFSLITTAMAFAIRAGVLTQLGQEFNLTAEQLGFVNAMAFLGFPIAMIFGGPLYNVIGPKRIVWVAFVTHVIGLVMTITADGYWTLLLSTFFVGFGNGTVEAACNPMIADMYEGNVKIKMLSRFHMWFPGGIVIGTLVSKFMTDAGLGWQYQIGSILIPAVIYALMFLGQQFPANKVEGAASTGANLKAMFSPLYLFMLACMALTAISEFGPEQWVGPILGKAGASPMLILALVTGLMAVGRYFAGPVVHNLNPMGVLLGSSIFAALGVYLMSTATGPMVYVSAVIFAIGVCYFWPTMIGFVAEYIPRAGAFGMSIMGGMGMFASSIFQPVIGKWLDAETAEAKGRGLSGDAMELAAGQATLSHMVIFPVILIVAFSGLYFFMRNRKPGHVDETLVAEQPQL from the coding sequence ATGGACCTGACCATTAATCGTTCGCGACTGTTCAACGCCAGTTGCTTCTCGCTTATCACGACCGCTATGGCGTTTGCTATTCGAGCCGGTGTGCTGACCCAGCTCGGGCAGGAGTTCAACCTGACCGCCGAACAGCTGGGCTTCGTTAACGCAATGGCTTTCCTGGGCTTTCCAATTGCTATGATTTTTGGGGGTCCTTTATACAACGTGATTGGCCCTAAACGCATCGTTTGGGTTGCTTTTGTAACGCACGTCATCGGTCTGGTGATGACGATTACAGCTGATGGTTACTGGACGCTACTTCTTTCCACGTTCTTCGTTGGCTTTGGTAACGGAACAGTTGAAGCGGCCTGTAACCCGATGATTGCCGATATGTACGAAGGCAACGTGAAAATCAAAATGCTCAGCCGTTTCCACATGTGGTTTCCGGGCGGTATCGTGATCGGAACCTTGGTGTCGAAGTTTATGACCGATGCGGGCCTAGGCTGGCAGTATCAAATTGGCTCGATCCTGATTCCTGCTGTGATCTACGCGCTTATGTTCCTGGGTCAGCAGTTTCCGGCCAACAAAGTGGAAGGAGCCGCATCGACTGGTGCTAACCTGAAAGCAATGTTCTCTCCACTCTATCTGTTTATGCTGGCTTGCATGGCCCTAACGGCTATTTCGGAGTTCGGTCCAGAGCAGTGGGTTGGCCCGATTTTGGGTAAAGCAGGGGCTAGCCCGATGCTTATTCTGGCGTTGGTAACGGGTTTAATGGCCGTAGGGCGGTATTTCGCTGGTCCGGTTGTGCACAACCTGAACCCGATGGGCGTACTACTTGGCTCGTCTATTTTTGCCGCGCTTGGTGTTTACCTGATGAGTACGGCAACGGGTCCAATGGTGTATGTTTCGGCTGTCATTTTCGCGATTGGCGTTTGTTATTTCTGGCCAACCATGATTGGTTTTGTTGCTGAATACATCCCACGCGCTGGTGCATTTGGTATGTCGATCATGGGTGGTATGGGCATGTTTGCTTCATCTATTTTCCAACCGGTTATTGGTAAGTGGCTGGATGCGGAAACCGCAGAAGCAAAAGGTCGTGGTCTTTCGGGTGATGCAATGGAACTAGCGGCTGGTCAGGCGACCTTATCGCACATGGTTATTTTCCCCGTTATCCTCATTGTTGCGTTCAGCGGTCTTTACTTCTTCATGCGGAACCGCAAGCCGGGTCATGTTGACGAAACGTTGGTAGCTGAGCAGCCTCAACTGTAA
- a CDS encoding DUF1800 domain-containing protein — translation MALLDAYTQPLTAAQVAHLIRRTTFGPTPEQIKTNTGKTASQLLPALLADQPTPPPPLDAVTATTFHDQPFDMTNAGKRTGYVKSWWANLMLGQPLSLLEKMTLFWSNHFVTNTATVDDYRYSYRYNTLLRQHALGNFKAFAIAITQDPAMLRFLNGNQNVVGKANENYARELQELFTIGRNGGYTEDDVRAAAKVLTGWVDTGYRDATNATFSSTFQPNRHDTTAKSFSTTYRNTVIKGRSGANAGLDELNDLLDMILLNAETPRYICRRLYRWFVNSDITPTIETNVIQPLGDLFRKNNFEIKPVLRTLFQSQHFFDESIRGAIIKSPTDLVVGTLRFWGVPVPDPKQAITTFYQVGNYAYARLKEQQQDLLDPPNVFGWTAYYQTGYYQQWINSTTLGLRGSFSDTLTTGNLKLAGKPVIDVLAYAKSLSDPTIAGKLVDDMTTHLLAVSLSQAQKDFLTDTVLLSSIPRYEWTGEWNDYVRNPNDTAKKQAVQLKLTNLLQYIFRMAEYQIA, via the coding sequence GTGGCCTTACTCGACGCTTACACCCAACCCCTGACTGCCGCCCAGGTTGCTCATCTGATCCGGCGAACAACGTTTGGTCCTACTCCCGAACAGATTAAAACCAACACGGGCAAAACAGCAAGTCAGCTCTTACCCGCGCTTTTAGCCGACCAGCCGACTCCACCTCCACCGCTCGATGCAGTTACCGCAACAACCTTTCACGATCAGCCATTCGACATGACAAATGCCGGAAAACGCACCGGTTACGTCAAATCCTGGTGGGCCAATCTGATGCTTGGTCAACCGCTGTCGTTGTTGGAAAAAATGACGTTGTTCTGGTCAAACCATTTCGTGACCAACACCGCCACGGTTGATGACTACCGCTACTCGTACCGGTATAATACGCTGTTACGCCAGCACGCTCTGGGCAACTTTAAAGCATTCGCCATAGCGATTACGCAGGACCCGGCGATGCTTCGTTTCCTGAACGGCAATCAGAATGTAGTTGGGAAAGCAAACGAAAACTACGCCCGCGAGCTACAGGAGCTGTTTACCATCGGTCGTAACGGTGGCTATACCGAAGATGACGTTCGCGCAGCGGCCAAGGTGCTGACGGGTTGGGTCGATACCGGCTACCGCGATGCCACGAATGCCACATTCAGCAGTACGTTTCAGCCAAACCGGCACGACACAACCGCCAAATCCTTTTCGACTACTTACCGGAATACCGTTATCAAAGGAAGATCAGGCGCAAACGCAGGGCTGGATGAGCTGAACGATCTGCTTGACATGATTCTGCTCAATGCCGAAACACCCCGGTACATCTGCCGTCGGCTTTATCGCTGGTTTGTCAACTCGGACATTACACCGACCATCGAAACCAATGTTATTCAACCGTTGGGCGATCTGTTCAGGAAAAATAATTTCGAGATCAAACCCGTATTGCGGACCCTGTTTCAAAGCCAGCATTTCTTTGACGAAAGCATCCGGGGGGCTATTATCAAATCGCCGACCGACCTGGTTGTGGGAACGCTGCGTTTTTGGGGTGTGCCAGTTCCTGACCCAAAACAGGCGATAACGACCTTTTATCAGGTAGGTAATTATGCATACGCTCGGCTTAAAGAGCAGCAACAGGACCTTCTCGATCCACCGAACGTTTTCGGCTGGACAGCTTACTATCAGACCGGCTACTACCAGCAATGGATCAACTCGACAACGCTGGGCTTGCGGGGTAGTTTCAGCGATACATTGACAACAGGTAATTTGAAACTAGCGGGCAAGCCCGTCATTGATGTGCTCGCTTATGCCAAATCGCTGTCGGACCCAACCATTGCGGGTAAACTGGTCGATGACATGACCACGCATTTACTGGCGGTTTCGCTTTCTCAGGCTCAGAAAGATTTTCTGACGGACACAGTTCTGCTCAGTTCGATTCCTCGCTACGAATGGACGGGCGAATGGAACGATTACGTCCGAAACCCGAACGATACGGCTAAGAAACAGGCCGTTCAACTGAAGCTAACGAATCTGCTCCAGTACATTTTTCGCATGGCCGAGTATCAGATTGCCTGA
- a CDS encoding DUF1501 domain-containing protein yields MKRRHFLQHAASSLLLPVLIDGYGAKAFAKPSSFIRSMISLASQTDRVLVIIQLQGGNDGLNTVIPLDQMSVYSSSSFRGNIAIPEGKALKLKNYAGTGLHPAMSGMQQLFNDGRLSIIQGVSYPTPNFSHFRASDIWMTAVDSNQTATSGWTGRYLNSRYPNFPEAYPSKAMPDPPAIQIGYVTATTLLGPSNSMALVLQDPDTFARLVGERPNSPSGSESGYAGQQLDYIRQQQASSVSYASQIKNAAGKGKNLATYPTGNSLSDQLKIVARLISGGLQTKVYYVTLGGFDTHASQVDANDTTTGTHAKLLKTLSDAILAFQTDLEKLNVEDRVVGITFSEFGRRAMSNGSRGTDHGTSAPMFVFGTAIRTPMIGKNPNLSDLDNNNLKMQTDFRQVYAAILTDWFGTDNATETATLFRDFSVSPIFRSSSTAVDTSPQTVNLYPNPASADVTLEADNISKGLQTIALTDVQGRLQLLNPTLVMPNSVHFDVSTLAAGSYVVQVATERGTLTKRLIIAR; encoded by the coding sequence ATGAAACGTCGTCATTTTTTGCAGCATGCCGCTTCGTCGCTGCTCCTGCCGGTTTTGATCGATGGCTATGGAGCAAAAGCATTTGCCAAGCCGTCCTCGTTTATACGGTCAATGATCAGTCTGGCTAGTCAGACCGACCGGGTACTGGTGATCATTCAGCTTCAGGGTGGTAACGATGGGTTGAACACCGTTATTCCGCTCGATCAGATGAGTGTGTATTCGTCATCGTCGTTTCGCGGCAACATTGCCATTCCCGAAGGGAAGGCGCTAAAGCTAAAAAACTATGCAGGCACGGGGCTGCATCCGGCCATGAGCGGTATGCAGCAGCTCTTCAACGATGGCAGACTGAGCATCATTCAGGGCGTGTCGTACCCTACCCCTAACTTTTCGCATTTTCGGGCGAGCGATATCTGGATGACCGCCGTCGATTCCAATCAGACAGCTACGTCGGGCTGGACGGGCCGTTACCTCAATAGTCGGTACCCGAATTTTCCGGAGGCCTATCCATCCAAAGCCATGCCCGACCCACCGGCTATCCAGATCGGCTACGTCACAGCAACAACCTTACTTGGTCCAAGCAATTCGATGGCGCTGGTACTCCAAGACCCTGATACGTTTGCCCGGCTGGTGGGCGAGCGCCCGAACAGCCCATCCGGTAGCGAGTCAGGCTACGCTGGTCAACAGCTTGATTATATCCGCCAACAGCAGGCAAGTTCGGTTAGCTACGCCAGCCAAATCAAGAATGCCGCTGGAAAAGGAAAGAATCTAGCGACTTACCCGACCGGCAATTCATTAAGCGATCAGCTGAAGATCGTGGCGCGGTTAATCAGCGGAGGATTACAAACCAAAGTTTATTACGTTACCCTGGGCGGCTTCGATACGCACGCCAGTCAGGTCGATGCCAACGACACCACCACAGGCACGCACGCCAAATTGCTAAAAACCCTGTCCGATGCAATCCTGGCGTTTCAGACGGATCTGGAAAAGCTGAACGTTGAAGACCGAGTCGTTGGCATAACGTTTTCGGAGTTTGGTCGCCGGGCTATGTCAAACGGCAGTCGCGGTACCGATCACGGAACGTCGGCTCCTATGTTTGTGTTCGGTACCGCCATTCGAACGCCAATGATCGGTAAAAACCCGAACCTGAGCGATTTGGACAACAACAACTTGAAAATGCAAACGGATTTTCGGCAAGTCTACGCGGCTATTCTGACGGACTGGTTTGGCACTGACAATGCTACGGAAACGGCCACGCTATTCCGGGACTTTTCGGTTTCTCCGATCTTCCGATCCTCCAGTACCGCCGTCGATACAAGTCCGCAAACCGTAAACCTGTATCCAAACCCGGCATCAGCAGATGTGACCCTGGAAGCCGATAATATCAGTAAAGGCTTACAAACAATCGCATTGACAGACGTTCAGGGCCGTTTGCAATTACTCAACCCAACCCTGGTGATGCCGAACAGTGTCCACTTCGATGTGAGTACGCTAGCCGCCGGAAGCTACGTAGTCCAGGTTGCCACCGAACGGGGTACGTTGACCAAACGACTGATCATCGCTCGCTAA
- a CDS encoding LEA type 2 family protein: MKKGWIIALALLLIGAAGAYIWYSRLKSNAAAENGPYDNTLKPRIELSRFDITDISDDAITMNMYMLIDNPLPVGFKAHQLDYTVYIANTPVIADSYKKPIEVKSGDSTVVMMPVKMLNKKLVGVLKTLEEKGIDSTTYKVRSSFVLDVPIVGEKTFAATMERRLPTVYIPKIKIDDIDLGKFGLKRMDVAAKVSITNKNKFPINFTDTRYTVMIDGKQIADGYQPEPVVIKAQATTPVVFPVTSKPGKTLSVLPKMLFDKKDTPYLVNFSCKIADKSDNPMFKNSKMMATVRGTLDDLKKLK; this comes from the coding sequence ATGAAAAAAGGATGGATTATTGCCCTGGCCCTGTTGCTGATCGGTGCAGCCGGTGCCTATATCTGGTACAGTAGACTTAAAAGCAATGCTGCCGCTGAAAACGGCCCTTATGACAACACCCTTAAACCTCGCATAGAGCTTAGCCGATTTGATATAACGGACATCAGCGACGATGCCATCACCATGAACATGTACATGCTGATCGACAATCCATTGCCCGTAGGCTTTAAGGCGCACCAGCTTGATTACACGGTTTACATTGCCAATACGCCCGTGATTGCCGACTCCTACAAAAAACCAATTGAGGTTAAGTCCGGGGATAGTACCGTGGTTATGATGCCGGTTAAAATGCTGAACAAGAAATTGGTGGGAGTGCTGAAAACGCTGGAGGAAAAAGGAATCGATAGTACAACGTATAAAGTCCGGTCCAGCTTTGTGCTTGATGTACCCATCGTCGGCGAGAAAACTTTTGCTGCAACGATGGAACGGCGATTACCGACGGTATACATTCCAAAAATCAAAATCGACGATATTGACCTCGGAAAGTTTGGGTTGAAGCGGATGGACGTAGCCGCTAAAGTGAGCATAACCAATAAAAATAAGTTTCCGATCAATTTCACGGATACGCGTTATACCGTCATGATTGATGGGAAACAGATTGCCGATGGCTATCAGCCGGAGCCTGTTGTCATTAAAGCCCAGGCTACCACGCCCGTCGTGTTTCCCGTAACCTCCAAGCCGGGTAAGACGCTAAGCGTGCTGCCGAAGATGCTTTTTGACAAAAAGGACACGCCCTATCTGGTTAACTTCAGTTGTAAGATTGCCGACAAAAGCGATAATCCGATGTTTAAAAACAGCAAGATGATGGCCACCGTCCGAGGAACGCTGGATGATCTAAAGAAACTCAAATAA
- a CDS encoding 3-keto-disaccharide hydrolase encodes MRKFSIILALALAGLFMNLTVRPSADGWVSIFDGKTLNGWKVTEESPSTFSVQDGAIVVAGPRAHLFYEGPVGNHNFKNFEWKAQVKTMPGSNSGMFIHTAYQPSGWPSQGYEIQVNQTHTDWRKTGSVYGLQDVKQVFVKDDEWYTEHIIVQGKKVTIKLNDKTINEYMEPDSVSQGKSMKKLSSGTVALQGHDPKSKVYFKDIQLKVLPD; translated from the coding sequence ATGAGAAAATTTTCGATCATTCTGGCTCTTGCACTAGCTGGGCTGTTCATGAATCTAACGGTTCGACCAAGCGCCGACGGCTGGGTCAGCATTTTTGATGGGAAGACCCTTAACGGCTGGAAGGTTACCGAGGAAAGCCCCAGTACGTTCAGTGTTCAGGACGGCGCCATTGTGGTTGCGGGTCCCCGCGCTCACTTATTCTACGAAGGTCCCGTCGGCAACCACAATTTCAAGAATTTTGAGTGGAAAGCTCAGGTTAAAACAATGCCCGGTTCTAACTCAGGCATGTTTATTCACACAGCTTACCAACCATCAGGCTGGCCTTCACAAGGCTACGAAATTCAGGTGAATCAGACGCATACCGACTGGCGCAAAACGGGTAGCGTTTATGGCCTTCAAGATGTGAAACAGGTTTTTGTGAAAGACGATGAATGGTATACCGAGCACATCATCGTACAAGGCAAAAAAGTAACCATCAAACTCAACGACAAAACGATCAATGAGTACATGGAACCTGACAGCGTTAGCCAGGGTAAGTCTATGAAAAAACTAAGCAGTGGTACGGTTGCGCTGCAAGGACACGACCCAAAAAGCAAAGTGTACTTCAAAGACATCCAGCTGAAAGTTTTGCCAGATTAG